GAAGCAGCGAAAGTTAATAAATCGACTCGTTTGTATTTGCAGCCGGAATGGGAAACGTCTGGGAGCGAACAGTTGGTGTTTGATTATGTATTAGAGCATCCCCAATGGCGGGTAAGCCTGCAAATCCATAAATTTTTGCAAGTGCGATGAAACCACGTGCGGTTGTTTTACTTTCTGGCGGATTGGATTCGGCGACTTCGGCGGCTCAAGCGATCGCCGATGGGTATGAAGCGATCGCGCTGTCTTTTCGCTACGGTCAGCGCCACGAACGAGAACTGGAAGCTGCCAACACCATCGCCCAGCATTTGGGGATGGAAAAACATTATACGGTGGATGTGCCCATCGGTCAGTGGGGCGGTTCTTCCCTCACCGAAGCCAACCAGGAGATTCCCACCGAAGGGGTCAATCCCAACGCCATTCCTTCGACTTATGTTCCTGGGCGCAATACGGTGTTTATCGCGATCGCCCTTTCCCTCGCCGAAGCCGTTGCCGCCGAGACTATTTATTTAGGTATCAACGCCATCGATTATTCTGGCTATCCTGATTGTCGCCCTGAATATCTAGAAGCCATGCAAAAAGTAGCGGGGCTATCTTCTAAAGTCGGGGTAGAAGGCAAACCACCTAAATTGGTCGCGCCGTTGGTACGGGATAGCAAAGCCGATATTGTGCGCCGCGCCCTGCAATTGGGAGTTCCCATCGCCGAAACTTGGTCTTGCTATCAAGGGGGAGAACAACCCTGTGGCGTGTGCGATTCCTGTCGCCTGCGCGATCGCGCTTTAATCGAAGCTGGCGTTGAAGAGTTGGCAACGCCTACGGGAAGACAGTTATATGCCGAACCAGGATAGCTGGACCCTCCTGCACGCACAAATCCACCAAACGTTACGAGAAAAACAGTTATTGCCCCGCCGCCAGAGCGTTTTGATAGCGGTTTCTGGCGGTCAAGATTCCCTATGTTTGGCGAAGTTGCTGTGGGATTTGCAACCGAAATGGGAATGGCAGTTGGGAATTGCCCACTGCGACCACCGCTGGCATACAGATGCGGGAATGGCGGAACATGTGGAAGCGATCGCCAATCAGTGGCAGTTGCCTTTTTATATCAAAGTAGCCCCAACGGGGGGCAGCCACACCATCAATCTCCAGAGCGAAGCGGCAGCGAGAAAATGGCGTTACCAAGCGCTAACGGAAATGGCGATCGAGGTGGGTTATGGTTATTTGGTGGTGGCTCATACCCTCAGCGATCGCGCCGAAACGCTGCTGTACAATTTAATGCGGGGAGCAGGTGCCGATGGATTGCAGGCGCTCACCTGGCAGCGGTTTTTACAACCAAACCTACAATTGGTGCGTCCTTTGTTGGAGATTTCTCGCCAACAAACAGGAGACTTCTGCCGCCAGATGGGGTTGCCGGTTTGGGAAGACCCGCAAAACGAAAATTGGCAGTACGCTCGCCCGCGCATTCGCCACCAGTTACTGCCCTATTTGCAAACCCATTTCAATCCCAAGGTGGAACAATCCCTGGCACAAACCGCAGAATTGCTACGTGCGGATGTGGCGTATTTAGAAACCGCCGCCCGAGATTTGCGCCAGCGCGCCCTATACCAGCACAATACCTTCGACCGCCAGATTTTACAAAAAGCTCCTTTGGCGCTCCAACGGCGTGCTTTGCGTCAATTCTTACAAGATATGCTGCCCCACACCCCTCGTTTCGAGCATGTGGAGAAGCTGGTGGCTTTAATTAATGCTCCCAACCGTTCCCGTACCGATCCTTTTCCTGGAGGTGCGATCGCAGAAGTTTCTGGCAATTGGATTTTGTGGCAAGAAGCACAGTGAGGAGTGTACCGAGCTTACCGAGCGTGGGAGATCCAATTGGTTGTTCGATCCGACGCTCCGACGCTCCCATCCTCTCTAAAATCTAATTCCCCAAATCTTGCACGGTTCGCTGCAACTCTGCAATTGACTGCAACTGATAGTCTCCCGTTTCCTGAACTTGGTTCAAAGCGCGAATGGCACTTTCTAGTTGGGAACGGAGTTGGTTGAGGGCGTCTTGTATGGGTTGTAGGATTTCGCGATATAGGTTGACGCGACCCCAAATTTGGGCAACGGCGATGCTTTGTTCGTGCCACTGCTGGCGCATTTGGTCCAGTTCGTTTTGGAGTTCTTGATGCTCTTGTTCTTGATGGGCGATCGCGTCTTCAGCTTGTTGGATGCCGGAGCGCATATTTTCTACTTCTGCTTCCAAATTTTTGGATTCTTGCTCTTGTTCCTGACGCTGTTCGTCAAGGCGTCGCAAAATGGGACCCAAGTCGATTTTCTTTTCCACCGGCTTCATGTCGGGATTGCCCAGCCGTCGCCACAGAACTTCTTGGTGTTGGGCTAAAATTTCCTGTCTTTCCCGCAAATTGCGACGCTGACCGACTAGGGTTTCGTTGAGCATTTGGTAGTGGTCTTGTTCGTCGGCGAGTTCGGTTTCGAGGCGATCGCGTTCGTCGTTGCTGCCAGCTTGTTCTAGCTGCTGTTGGAGCTGGGAAATGGTGTCTCGTTCCAGATTTAATTCCTCTTCCTGGTCGTTGACAAACCGTGACATGCGTTCCAACTCTTGCTGCAACTGCTGTACTTTGCCTTGGATTTCCTCCAAAGACATATTTTCCAGCTCCGCCATATCCACCCGTTCGCTAATATTGACTTCGTCGGTGGTTTCTACGAGTTGGAAAATTTGCTGGTATAGTTCTTCTTGATTGCGCAGCTGGTTGGCAGCGCTTTGAGCGTATTCCTGTTTGATATGTAGGGTTTCGCGCTGTACTCGCAGGGCACTGCGGGCATTTTCTAAGGAATCTTGGGATTGGCGTAGCTCTTCTACTTTTTTGTCAATTTCCCCTTGCAAGCGATCGACTTCTGCCTGTTGCTGTTCGGCTTGAGCTTGTTGGTTTTCCAGGTCTTGCCAGTAGCCGTCGAGAAGGGATTGGTGGCTGTCAACCCCATTGAGGGCTTCGTTCACCGCTTCGCGTACCGTGTCGGTGGGGGCAACCGCGCCGGAGATTTGATTGAGTAGCTCTTGGATGCGCTGGACTTGTTCGCTATTTAACGACGATGCCTGTTGCAGGTGCTGTTGTTGTTCTTGCAGCTGGCGTTTTTCGGCTTCAATGCGTTTGGCGGCTTCGTCGAGTTCTTTTTGTCGCCTTTGGGCTTCTTCCTGGAGTTGCTGGGCCTGTTGCTGGGCGTTTTCAATTTCTTGGCGCTGTGCCTGTAGTTGCTCTACCTCCTGCTGCATTTGCTCCAGTTCTTCCCGCCGCGCTTCCATTTCGGCTTCGCGACGGTTGAGTTCCTGGCTTTGGAAGGTGAGCGACTGTTTCCACTGCTCGATTTCTTCTTCTTGGTTTTTATATTTTTCTTGGAGGCGGGAGAAATTTTGGAGGATGCTGACCAATCCCCGCCCGGCTTCTTGGGGGGGTTTTTTGATGCGATCGTTACTATCTAGCTCGACTAGAACCAGCGCTCCCGAGTTGAATCCGTTTGCTTCCTCTGCTGGTATGGGATTTTTGTTGACTGCATTCCAGCTTTGCTCGCCACGCTGACAAGCAAGAAGCTTTAACTGGGCTTTACCGCCAAAAACGCCCTTACTTTTCTGTACTTCCGCTAGATACAACACGCCTAATATTCCTCGCCTGTGACGTTCTTTATGGTGGGGATTGTCCCATTTGTCGGTAAGCGGACTAGCGTCCCTTGTCAACCAAGTTGTCAAGTGCAGCTATTTTTGGTGCCCCCCTAGCCACCTCCAAGCCAAATTCCTGAGAGAGGAACCACTGGGTGTGTTGGCTTCTACTTGCGATTGTTAGCGGGAATCGAAACAGACAACAAGGGCACGGGGGCTCGTCAGATGGCCCAAACTCCCTGCTTGGTTGGATAGGGGAGGCGCGGATGCCAATCGAGACTCTGGCTGTGGCGATCGCGGGGGAGCGATCCGAGAGAGTCGTTTCTACTTTATCCACCCATTCAGTATAGTCAATCTTGAGCGCGATCGTCATGGATGTGGGCACACCCAATGTCTGAGCAGGCAGGGATAGCCAGTGGGAGGGACGCCCACGTACTGGTTCGGCATCCTAGTTTATTGTTCCACAATTTGGGAATGGCTATCGCAGCAAAATACTAGAAATTGTTGGTTTGCCGATCGCAGCGAAGACGATGGCTGCTTGCCACAGAGGTCTCAGTCATGGTAAGATGATCGATTGTGTTATTAAAGTACGCTTGACCATGCCAAAAACCAAAGTAAAGACTCGCAAAGCTGCTGCCAAGCGTTTTCGAGCCACTGGAAGTGGTAAAATCGTACGTCGCAAAGCGTTCAAAAGCCACTTGCTCAAGCACAAAAAATCCGTACGCAAGCGTCGTTTGTCCAAGCCGGCCTTGGTCCACAAAACCGATGAGGACAACGTACGGAAAATGATGCCGTATCTATAGGGCGCTTGCGGCACCAGTTCACGTGCACAAAGCATTGAAATTTTAGGATGGGATCAACCATGACCAGAGTAAAACGCGGCAACGTAGCTCGCAAACGCCGCAAAAAGATTCTCAAACTCGCCAAAGGATTTCGCGGCGGCAACTCGAAGCTATTTCGCACCGCCAACCAGCGCGTCATGCGGGCGCTGTCTTATGCCTATGCCGACCGGCGTCGGCGCAAGCGCAATTTCCGTCGCTTGTGGATTACCCGCATCAATGCGGCCGCCAGGCAAAATGGTATGAGTTACAGCCGCCTCGTAGATGGCTTGCGCAAAGCCAATATCCAGCTCAACCGGAAAATGCTGGCACAGATGGCGGTCATGGATCCGGAAAGCTTCCGCCAAGTGGTGCAAGTCGCCAGCCAAAGCAAATAAGGGAACCTGCGAAGGTGTTGACCGGGCGCGCGAAATTGGGACATCAAAAAATCGGGGTAGGAGTGTTCCTATCCCGAGTTGTTTTTCCCCGTGGGGGCATTGCCATCGTTCAGATGGCGATCGCGTTGGTGGTGGGCATCGGCGATGGCAGGCATGGGGTAGAAGCAGCAGAATGGAAAGAGATCCAAAAGCGGGGATATTTAATTGTCGCGGTCAAAGAGAATCTCCGGCCGTTGGGATTTCGTAACGCCCAAGGGGAATTGCAAGGATTTGAAATCGATATTGCCAAACGGCTAGCCGAGCGATTGTTGGGGAGTGCCGAAGCAGTGCGGTGGTTACCTGTAAGCAACCAACAGCGGTTGGCTGTGGTTTTGCGCGGTGAAGCCGACATGGCGATCGCCCACGTAACCGCTACAGAAATGCGATCGCGGGTGGTGAGCTTCAGCCTCCCCTATTACGTAGACGGTGCCGCAGCAGTAGTCAAAGACCCCACCATAGACAGCTGGCAAGAACTATCAGAAGCCACCATTGGCGTTTTAGCGGGTTCGAGTACCGCAGCGACAGTGAAATATTTTTATCCCGAGGTGACGCTAAAAAAAGTAGATTCCTACCAAGCCGGGCGATCGCTGTTGGTAGCCGGACAAGCCGATGCGTTCGCCGCCGATATGAGCATTTTGGCAGGCTGGGCACAAACCGACCCCCAGGTAAGTCTGCTATCACAACGCCTATCCGCCCAACCCATTGCCGTGGTGATACCCAAAGGATTGCAGTATCAACCCTTACGCCAACAGATCGATCGAGCCATTCGCGAATGGTGGGAAAGTGGCTGGCTGCGTTCGCGCGCCCAACACTGGCAAGTGCCTTTTAGCGACTGGCGCAAATTGTGGGAAGATCGACTAAGATAACAGCCACACACCGGTTGTTTTGCATTTCTTATCGCAGCAGTTTGTTTTTAAATTATCTGACGGTGGAATATCTATGCTGGACAGCAATCTGTTAGCCATTATGTACTTGGTGTTGCTGCTTGTTTTCCTTTCTGTATCGGGTTGGTTTATCGTACGGCAAATTTTGCGCACCCGACGCAAAGAAAGCAACCTCGCCCAACTGCAAAAGAAAGTGAAAAACGGCGAAGCCACAGCAGCAGAACGCTACGCCCTAGGCAGTATTTTTTTAGAGAAAAAACTGTATTCGCAAGCGATCGAGCAATTTCAGAAAACCCTCAAATCCAAAGACCTAGAAGCAGGGGCCGATACCGCCGCGGTGTGCAACGCCTTGGGATTTGCCTACGCCGCCACCGAACAA
This Geitlerinema sp. PCC 9228 DNA region includes the following protein-coding sequences:
- the rpmI gene encoding 50S ribosomal protein L35 yields the protein MPKTKVKTRKAAAKRFRATGSGKIVRRKAFKSHLLKHKKSVRKRRLSKPALVHKTDEDNVRKMMPYL
- the tilS gene encoding tRNA lysidine(34) synthetase TilS, coding for MPNQDSWTLLHAQIHQTLREKQLLPRRQSVLIAVSGGQDSLCLAKLLWDLQPKWEWQLGIAHCDHRWHTDAGMAEHVEAIANQWQLPFYIKVAPTGGSHTINLQSEAAARKWRYQALTEMAIEVGYGYLVVAHTLSDRAETLLYNLMRGAGADGLQALTWQRFLQPNLQLVRPLLEISRQQTGDFCRQMGLPVWEDPQNENWQYARPRIRHQLLPYLQTHFNPKVEQSLAQTAELLRADVAYLETAARDLRQRALYQHNTFDRQILQKAPLALQRRALRQFLQDMLPHTPRFEHVEKLVALINAPNRSRTDPFPGGAIAEVSGNWILWQEAQ
- a CDS encoding tetratricopeptide repeat protein gives rise to the protein MDSNLLAIMYLVLLLVFLSVSGWFIVRQILRTRRKESNLAQLQKKVKNGEATAAERYALGSIFLEKKLYSQAIEQFQKTLKSKDLEAGADTAAVCNALGFAYAATEQYDLAIRQYKEALQQYPEYVTALNNLGFAYERKQLTAQALACYDQALEYDPNNATAKKRVEPLRKLVSPSN
- a CDS encoding transporter substrate-binding domain-containing protein; protein product: MLTGRAKLGHQKIGVGVFLSRVVFPRGGIAIVQMAIALVVGIGDGRHGVEAAEWKEIQKRGYLIVAVKENLRPLGFRNAQGELQGFEIDIAKRLAERLLGSAEAVRWLPVSNQQRLAVVLRGEADMAIAHVTATEMRSRVVSFSLPYYVDGAAAVVKDPTIDSWQELSEATIGVLAGSSTAATVKYFYPEVTLKKVDSYQAGRSLLVAGQADAFAADMSILAGWAQTDPQVSLLSQRLSAQPIAVVIPKGLQYQPLRQQIDRAIREWWESGWLRSRAQHWQVPFSDWRKLWEDRLR
- the rplT gene encoding 50S ribosomal protein L20, whose protein sequence is MTRVKRGNVARKRRKKILKLAKGFRGGNSKLFRTANQRVMRALSYAYADRRRRKRNFRRLWITRINAAARQNGMSYSRLVDGLRKANIQLNRKMLAQMAVMDPESFRQVVQVASQSK
- the queC gene encoding 7-cyano-7-deazaguanine synthase QueC, with protein sequence MKPRAVVLLSGGLDSATSAAQAIADGYEAIALSFRYGQRHERELEAANTIAQHLGMEKHYTVDVPIGQWGGSSLTEANQEIPTEGVNPNAIPSTYVPGRNTVFIAIALSLAEAVAAETIYLGINAIDYSGYPDCRPEYLEAMQKVAGLSSKVGVEGKPPKLVAPLVRDSKADIVRRALQLGVPIAETWSCYQGGEQPCGVCDSCRLRDRALIEAGVEELATPTGRQLYAEPG
- the hmpF gene encoding pilus motility taxis protein HmpF, with the protein product MTRDASPLTDKWDNPHHKERHRRGILGVLYLAEVQKSKGVFGGKAQLKLLACQRGEQSWNAVNKNPIPAEEANGFNSGALVLVELDSNDRIKKPPQEAGRGLVSILQNFSRLQEKYKNQEEEIEQWKQSLTFQSQELNRREAEMEARREELEQMQQEVEQLQAQRQEIENAQQQAQQLQEEAQRRQKELDEAAKRIEAEKRQLQEQQQHLQQASSLNSEQVQRIQELLNQISGAVAPTDTVREAVNEALNGVDSHQSLLDGYWQDLENQQAQAEQQQAEVDRLQGEIDKKVEELRQSQDSLENARSALRVQRETLHIKQEYAQSAANQLRNQEELYQQIFQLVETTDEVNISERVDMAELENMSLEEIQGKVQQLQQELERMSRFVNDQEEELNLERDTISQLQQQLEQAGSNDERDRLETELADEQDHYQMLNETLVGQRRNLRERQEILAQHQEVLWRRLGNPDMKPVEKKIDLGPILRRLDEQRQEQEQESKNLEAEVENMRSGIQQAEDAIAHQEQEHQELQNELDQMRQQWHEQSIAVAQIWGRVNLYREILQPIQDALNQLRSQLESAIRALNQVQETGDYQLQSIAELQRTVQDLGN